One Vigna unguiculata cultivar IT97K-499-35 chromosome 7, ASM411807v1, whole genome shotgun sequence genomic region harbors:
- the LOC114191147 gene encoding heparan-alpha-glucosaminide N-acetyltransferase-like encodes MDEAKRMEEGFSTPHNGDGDSIEQIVEQEQPSVKQKTKRVATLDAFRGLTIVVMVLVDDAGGAYPHIDHSPWNGCTLADFVMPFFLFIVGVAIALALKRIPKVRDAVKKIILRTLKLLFWGVLLQGGYSHAPDDLSYGVDMRFIRWCGILQRIALVYCVVALIETYTTKLRPSSLKPGQLSIFSAYQWFGGFVAFVIYMVTTLSLYVPDWSFVDYNSQEAKRYTIQCGMRGHLGPACNAVGYVDRQVWGVNHLYSQPVWTRSKECTLSSPAEGPFLKNAPSWCRAPFEPEGLLSSISAILSGVIGIHYGHVLIHFKGHSERLKQWLSLGFVLFTIGLILHFTHAIPINKQLYSLSYVCFTAGAAGIVFSVLYLLIDVWKLRTPFLLLEWIGMNAMLVFVMAAQGIFAAFVNGWYYKDPDNSLVNWIENHVFINVWHSERLGTLLYVIFAEITFWGVVAGIFHKLGIYWKV; translated from the exons ATGGATGAAGCTAAAAGAATGGAAGAAGGGTTCAGCACTCCGCATAATGGTGATGGAGATTCCATTGAACAAATAGTGGAGCAAGAGCAACCATCGGTGAAGCAAAAGACAAAAAGAGTTGCAACCCTTGATGCATTTAGGGGTCTCACCATAGTG GTGATGGTACTAGTAGATGATGCTGGTGGAGCTTATCCACACATTGATCACTCCCCTTGGAATGGATGTACATTGGCTGATTTCGTTAtgcctttctttcttttcattgttGGAGTTGCTATAGCTCTCGCACTCAAG AGAATCCCCAAGGTTAGGGATGCTGTGAAGAAGATAATCCTTAGGACACTGAAACTTCTCTTCTGGGGAGTTCTTTTGCAAG GTGGATATTCTCATGCACCTGATGATCTCTCATATGGAGTTGACATGAGATTTATACGATGGTGTGGCATTCTCCAG AGAATAGCCCTTGTATACTGTGTTGTTGCGCTGATAGAGACATACACCACCAAGCTTAGACCCTCTTCCCTGAAGCCGGGACAGCTTTCCATTTTTAGTGCTTATCAATG GTTTGGTGGGTTTGTGGCCTTTGTGATTTACATGGTTACAACCTTGAGCCTCTACGTTCCAGATTGGAGTTTCGTGGATTATAACAGCCAGGAAGCAAAGAGATACACA ATCCAATGTGGAATGCGAGGACACCTAGGTCCTGCATGTAACGCTGTTGGCTACGTAGATAGACAGGTTTGGGGCGTTAATCATCTCTATTCCCAGCCTGTTTGGACACGCTCAAAG GAATGCACACTAAGTTCTCCAGCTGAAGGCCCATTCCTTAAAAACGCTCCATCATGGTGTCGTGCTCCTTTTGAACCGGAGGGCTTGTTGAG TTCCATATCAGCTATCCTCTCTGGTGTCATTGGCATCCACTATGGGCATGTCTTGATTCACTTCAAG GGTCATTCCGAAAGGCTCAAGCAATGGCTCTCACTAGGGTTTGTCTTATTCACCATAGGCCTCATCCTTCATTTTACTCATG CAATCCCAATCAACAAGCAACTATACAGCTTGAGCTATGTTTGTTTCACAGCTGGGGCAGCTGGAATTGTCTTTTCTGTACTCTACTTGCTG ATAGATGTTTGGAAGCTTCGTACTCCATTCTTGCTCTTGGAATGGATTGGAATGAATGCAATGCTGGTGTTTGTTATGGCAGCACAGGGCATCTTTGCAGCATTTGTAAATGGATGGTATTACAAGGATCCAGATAACTCACTA GTAAACTGGATTGAGAATCATGTGTTTATCAATGTTTGGCATTCAGAGAGGTTGGGAACTCTGTTATATGTCATATTTGCAGAAATCACTTTCTGGGGTGTGGTGGCTGGCATCTTCCACAAATTGGGAATATACTGGAAAGTCTAG